A stretch of Candidatus Woesearchaeota archaeon DNA encodes these proteins:
- a CDS encoding DUF91 domain-containing protein — protein sequence MLGLDDFRERFEQAISRNECAACFLSCEISYSGRAEAFLARGDRLIVLKADNTLQVHQPEGSAPVNYMKAGSSFSFSKLKSGALLLRCAHAREKEFLDVVVFAVHGFFSARLEDGQKLVLVGNEADMSDMIKQNPALIEDGFKPLSREEHTKVGFIDVFGYDERGNLVVVECKRYRASLAAVTQLRRYVEKIKKLRGVSKVRGVLAAPAVTKNALAHLHELGFEFVSVSPPKRLERYWKDQKSLGDF from the coding sequence ATGCTGGGGCTTGATGATTTTCGGGAGCGTTTTGAGCAGGCGATTTCTCGCAATGAGTGCGCCGCGTGCTTTCTCTCCTGTGAGATTTCCTATTCCGGCAGGGCGGAGGCGTTTCTCGCGCGAGGGGATCGTCTCATCGTGCTCAAGGCGGATAATACGTTGCAGGTTCATCAGCCAGAGGGGAGCGCGCCTGTGAATTATATGAAGGCAGGGTCTTCTTTTTCCTTTAGCAAGCTGAAGAGCGGTGCGTTGTTGTTGCGCTGTGCCCACGCGAGGGAGAAGGAGTTCTTGGATGTCGTCGTGTTTGCTGTGCACGGATTTTTTTCAGCAAGGCTCGAGGATGGGCAGAAGTTGGTCTTGGTGGGTAACGAGGCGGACATGAGCGATATGATTAAGCAAAATCCTGCCTTGATTGAAGATGGTTTTAAGCCGTTGAGCAGGGAAGAGCACACGAAGGTGGGTTTTATTGATGTGTTTGGTTATGATGAACGGGGGAACTTGGTCGTGGTGGAGTGTAAGCGGTATCGTGCCAGCTTGGCGGCGGTGACACAGCTTCGACGGTATGTGGAGAAGATAAAGAAGCTTCGCGGCGTGAGCAAGGTTCGTGGCGTGTTGGCTGCTCCAGCAGTGACGAAGAACGCGCTGGCGCATCTGCACGAGCTCGGGTTTGAGTTCGTCAGTGTTTCTCCTCCGAAGCGGCTTGAGCGGTACTGGAAGGATCAGAAGTCGCTTGGTGATTTTTGA